TCACCAATTTCGGTCATCTGACCCCCATCTTCAGCTCTAAGCTCTTTCAACCAAGCTTGCAATGTTTCATCGTTGAGGACTGCAGCATCATCTTTGTAGAAGATTTGCAGATAGGCCTCAACCCAGTCATGAATTGCATGCCAAAGGAGCAATGCATCGTCACGATAAGGGTAGTCAGGTAGCTTTTGCAGATCATCCACGCCTCGGGATGCAAAGGTTTGGGGCAGCATGGAGTCATTAAAAGAGAAGGGATAGCCCTTGGCCCCTTTGACACTAAGCTGCACGGAGGACAGTATTGTTCCGAACAAGAGTTTATCTACGGTGCCATCAGGTGCAATTAAGCTACTCGCTGCGGCATTGTTGATAAATAAGGTGCCCTCAAAGTGAGGGAGGAGCAGTTTACCCAGGGGATGTTCTGTTCCTAAGCGTCGATAAGTACCTAAAGCAATCGGCTCAATCCAGAGATGGGTGCGCCCTAAATGAGAAATCAGTTCATGATAATTACCATCAGCGATTTGAACCACTGTCTTGGCCATACGCCAAGCTAGCCGCTCCTCTTCACCAGCCTCAAGGCTTGGCGGTGTAAAGATAGGGCTGTCTGCATCTTGGTGGCATTGGATAGCAATCGGTGTGAGGAGACGACCTGGACAATGACCTGATCCAATCGCAAATAATGCTAAAGGTGCATAGCTATACTTCTGAAGTGTTTCTTGACGACCTTTTATCTTGGTATTCACGGTACCAGGAACGATTTCTTCTAGGATCTGGTAGTCCGCTAGATAGACGCGTCCATCATTTAGGGCTGTCTGGAGAGACTCGCCCTCTCCCATGACAGTCTGGAATTGTTGTTCTGTGACTTTGAAATGGTCTGGGAGTTCGGAAATGCGGTTAATCACAAGGGGATTGGCTCCGGCAACCCGTTGAGCAGCAAATGCCCGATCTTCCAGAAAATGATTACTAATATCTGGTAGGTAAATGATCTGAAAGAGATCACGATAGTTTGCTAAGGAAGGTTTCTCTCCTGCATCCCTGAGTTCAGCTTTTTCTTGAATATCCTTGGCTATGGATGAAATCCGGGCTGAGACCTTATCAGGATTTTGCTTATCTTTAACATCATGCCTGATGTTTTGAGATTGGGATTGGTTGCCAAAAATATTGGAGAGACCTCTGACAAGATCACTCACAGCATTAAAGAGTCGCTCCAGCCATGATTGATTGAGGGGATTCTCGAGAATTCTAGACAAGCGCAGAAAAGTAATCAGACGACAGGCAGACCCTTTGCGGACGGCTATATCCTGCATTGCCTGATTGGCAATAATTCTGAGTACAACGGAAACGATATCTCTGGTCCAAGGCCACTTTGTCAACGACTGATCTGCTGGAAAAACTTCCTTAGCCATTGGATATTTCAGTTCAGAGGAAACATCTTTAAGGGCATCGTATCGATATTCATATTCTTGCGTCATAGTAGCTCCCAATTGAGGATCGATTTCAATAGAACTTAAGTGATGTTCTGAGGCTATTAGAATCATCAGATATAGCGCAGGATTTTATGCGAATTGCAAAGACTTGTGTTCTATGAGTCACTAGTCTTTGCAATTCCTGAAAGCTTCTTCGGGAGAAGATTAGATTTAGATAGTTAATGCTTTCTGATTGGTAAATCTTGATATTCATTTACATCTATTAGCGCTTCAGAAAGATGATCTGAAATTAGAAAGGTTACTCCTTGAATCCTTCAATTATTGTTGTTATCAGAAGAAAAAAGAAATGGGGTTTCATACAGATGCTGTGCTATTGCTTTGATGGTGATCCATTCCCTTCTATGCAGAAGAGGAGAACACCATCGAGTTTGCTATATGCCATTACAATTGGGAGCTGTAGCTTGCAATAATTTTGACGTACGGTAGCAATCAATATGGTTCAACTGACACCTAACTCTAGCTTTAGCCTGACCATTCGCTTGAAGTTACCTAATCAGACGGGGATGCTGGCCCAGGTATTACAAGCCATTGGGTCTGCTGGGGGAAGTCTGGGACATATTGACCTTTTGGAACGCACTCATACCTCGCTGACTCGCGAAATTACTGTCAATGCCTCCAGTACGGAACATGCGGATACTATTGTGGATGCTTTAAAAGCACTGCCGCACATTACCTTGCTGGATGTTTCTGATCGCACCTTTGATTGCCACCGGGGCGGAAAAATCACCGTTCAAAGTAAGCTCCCTCTTCATAGCCAGGATGATTTATCCATGGCCTATACACCTGGCGTAGGTCGGATTTGCACGGCCATTGCCCAAGAGAAAGATCAGGTGTATCGCTATACCATCAAAAGCAATACCGTGGCTGTCGTTACCGATGGTAGTGCAGTGTTGGGATTAGGAAATATTGGCCCCGAAGCCGCTTTACCCGTAATGGAAGGGAAGGCTCTGCTGTTTCAGGAATTTGGCAAGATTAATGCCTTTCCTGTGTGTCTAGCTACTCAGGATGTGGATGAGATTGTGGAGACGGTGAAGCGAATGGCCCCGGTCTTTGGTGGGGTCAACCTAGAAGATATTAGTGCACCTCGTTGCTTTGAAGTGGAAGAACGGCTGCGCCGAGAACTAGATATTCCGGTCTTTCATGACGATCAGCATGGAACTGCGATTGTGGTGTTGGCAGCGCTCATCAATGCTCTGAAGTTAGTGGATAAAACCTTTGAGGATATTTCCATTGTCATCAATGGAGCTGGAGCTGCAGGTGTGGCCATTGCTAAGTTATTGCAAAAAGCAGGTGTGAAAACGATTCGACTGTGCGATCGCAACGGCATTATCAGTCAAGATCGCACGGACCTAAATGAGACTAAGAAGTCTTTTGCGGTAGAACAGCCAGGAACCTTAGCCGATGCCCTCAAAGGGGCGGATGTGTTTCTTGGGGTGAGTGCGCCAGGTGTTCTAACGCCAGAAATGGTCAAAACGATGGCTTCAGATCGAATTGTGTTTGCGATGGCTAACCCCATTCCTGAAATTCAACCTGAGTTAATCCAAGGTGATGTCGCTGTGATTGCTACGGGACGCAGTGATTATCCGAATCAAATTAATAACGTATTGGCGTTTCCCGGTATTTTTCGAGGTGCCCTGAACTGCCGCGCTGCCGCTATTACAACGACAATGCACCTACAAGCCGCCTATGCGATCGCAGCTTTAGTGGGAAGTGATGAACTCCACCACGATCATATTATTCCGTCTGTGTTTGATGAGCGCGTAGCGACAGCGGTTGCTTCGGCAGTGGAGCAAGCAGCTCGCCAAGAAGGGATCAGTCATTGCTAAGTTTGCAATACCTCAATGGGGTTAGATCCTTTAATGGAGAGGAAAAGCTGCTATAAAGTTGGTTTATAACTGCCATCTTCAGTTTGGCTGACTTGGCCTTGGGTAATCAAGTTGTCGATGATGGAGTCGCAGCGATCGCACAACCAGGGATGTACTTCAGACTGATCGACATAAGTGGAGTAATTCCAGCAGCGATCGCATTTCTCACCCTTTACCTTAACCACTCTCACGCCCAGGGTTTCAGGCTGAGATTGATACTTTGACGCACCTAAACTTTGAGGTGTATCCAGAAGTTTTACCTACGATGCCAAAAATAGGTATCGTAACTCCTCGACATAAAAGGTATCTGCAAAATTTGACTCTATATTGGATGGGAGGTTTTCTTTGGCGTGCCATAGATGTAGTGGTCATGTTCAGCAGCACCATCGGTAGGCAATGTATCAAGCACTTGTGGAGGGATATCTGAAACCAAGTCTTCGATAAATGTTGCAAAGGATTGTATTTGCTCCTGATGTAAGTGATGTTTCATCGCCTAAGCCTAAGATAAAATGTTGATACTTGTTTGAACTACAAAATAACAGCATGGCATCAGCTACCGCGAAACAGCCTACAAAATTAATGTGATGAAGAGCGACGCTTTCTATGCAAACTACTACACTCTATGATCAAGATTTTTACGCTTGGACCCAACACCAAATAGAACTACTGCAAGCTCAGCAGTGGGAGCAAGTGGATATTCAAAATCTGATTGAGGAGATTGCATCTTTGGGGAAGCGAGAACGGCAGGAGTTGCGCAATCGATTGGGAGTTTTGTTAGGGCATTTGCTTAAGTGGCATTATCAACCCGAGGCCCGTTCGAAGAGTTGGTTTTACACGATTAAAGAGCAGCGCCAGGAGATTGAGCGCCACCTACAAGAGAATCCTAGTTTGAAGCCTTATCTGAGTGAGGCTATTGAGATTGGGTATGAAAAGGGTCTAAACCTTGTGGGTAAAGAAACTCCCCTCGATCCCAAGCAACTTCCTCAAGTCTGCCCTTTCTCGGAGGTAGAAATATTTGAAGAGTTAATGGATTGGCAAGCGTAAACTGACGTCATACTTTGGACAATATTTCATGAAATGTGCCAAAGATTTCGTCGCAATTATTTTGTGCCATTTTTGATCCACTGAATGTGGGCTAAGGTCTCCCTGGCTTGGAGAACAGAATTGACTTTCTGAATTGATTCCAATATGGGTTGGAGGATGCTCTTCTCAACAAGACTAAAGGTTAACCAATGACTTCATCTGAAATCCGAACTAAACAGGATTGTCTAAAGGCCATGCAGATGGTGCAAGAGTTTATCGCTATGGATGAAGAAACTCTCAAAACGTCCCACCCTAGTCTGCGTAGAGTGTTAGAACAAAATAACTTAGACCGCAAAAACGATCTCGAATTGCTGAAACAACGCTACTCAACCCTCCCAGATTAATATCTGATGATCTTTGAGGAGGGATTTTAGCGGCAGATGCTCAGAGGGCAAGGTTGCCCTGGAGCTACAACAGTTTTTTATAAAAAATGACTGTCTGGCACAGAGTGTGATTTGAGAGTCAATTATATTAGTAACTTCCTTTCAAGATTTTATACCAACTGTTGTCTTTGAAGTCTTCGAGTCCTTGCTACTGTGCAATAGGTTGGTAGCTGCCATCCTCAGTTTGACTGACTTGGCCTTGGGTGACTAAGTTTTCGATGATTGAGTCACAGCGTTCGCACAACGATGCATGTTTTTCAGACTGACCTACATAAGTCGAGTAATTCCAACAGCGATCGCATTTCTCGCCATCTGCCTTCACCACTCCCACACCCAGGGTTTCAGACTGAAACTGGTACTTTAACTCACCTAAACTTTTAGGTGTATCCAACAATTCTACCTGAGAAGCCAAAAATAGGTATCGTAATTCATCCACATTATTAGAACCCTCACCAGCCGTAGGATTCATGGCTGTTAACTGCTGACGTACAGCCGTATCGCTCACATACAGCAATACCTTCGATTCCAGAGATGAACCGATCTCCTTTTCGACGCGGGCTTGTTCCATCACCTTATTCACCTCTTGGCGAATATCTCGTAAGGCCACCCATTGGCTAGCGAGATCAGGGTTTTTCCACTGCTCCTCTAGCTGCATCCATCCTGCTGCAAAAACAGAGGAGTGGGGCGTTTCATAGGGCAATGATTGCCAGATATCTTCCGCCATATGGGATAGCACCGGGGCAATGGCGCGGGCCAAGTTCTCAAGCGCAATCGCCAACACCGTCTGACAACTTCTTCGTCGCAGAGCATCAGGCTCACTGATATAGAGGCGATCCTTAGCCGTATCTAGGTAGAAGTTGGACAGATCCACCACACAGAAATTTTGCACCGTCTGGAAGAAGCGAAAAAACTGGAAGCTTTCAAAAGCGTCCGTCACTTCCGTAAACACTTCTGTGATTCGATGCAGCATATAGCGATCGAGCTGGGGCAGATCTTTATAAGCCACCGCATCTTTAGCAGGGTTAAAGTCATGGAGGTTACCCAGCAAGAATCGAGACGTATTGCGGATCTTGCGATAGACATCCGCCATTTGCTTGAGGATATTTTTGCCCAAGGGCACATCTGAAGCGTAGTCTACAGACGAGACCCATAGGCGCAATACATCAGCGCCATAGGGTGGATCTTGCTTCTGATTTTTGCCTCCAGAAATAACGATGGCCGGGTCAACGACATTGCCGATGGATTTACTCATTTTGCGGCCCTGTTCATCGAGGACAAAGCCATGGGTCAAAACGGTTTTGTAGGGAGCATGACCGTTAGTGGCCACGCTGGTGAGAATGCTGGACTGGAACCAACCCCGATGCTGATCGGACCCTTCTAAATACATCTCGGCTGGATATTTCAACGGTTCACGCTGATCACAGACTGCCGCCCAGGACGACCCAGAATCAAACCAGACATCCATGGTGTCCGTGCCCTTGCGGTAGGTATTGCCATCGCTGCGATAGGGTTCGGGCAAGAGTTCATCGTTGTCGAGTTCCCACCAAGCATCGGAGCCCTTCTCCGCCACAATTGCTTGGATATGATTGACGGTGGCTTCATTCAGGAGAGGCTCTCCCGTGGCGTCGTTGTAAAACACGGGAATAGGCACACCCCAATTGCGCTGGCGGGAGATACACCAGTCCGATCGCTCGGAGACCATGGAGGTGATCCGGTTTTGGCCTTGGGCGGGAATCCAATTTACGGTTGCGATCGCATCTAGTACTGCCTCTCTAAACCCATCAACCGATGCAAACCACTGCTCCGTCGCTCGCAAAATTACTGGCTGTTTAGTCCGCCAATCATAAGGGTATTTATGGGCATAACTTTCTTCTTTCAGCAGGGCACCCGCTGACTGCAACGCTTCAATCACGGCTTCATTGCCGCCATTCAAGACATTCAACCCGGCAAACGGACCCGCATCCTTGGTAAAGGTGCCATCGCCATCCACAGGCGACAACAAATCTAGGCCATATTGCTGACCAACCTGATAGTCTTCTTGTCCATGCCCTGGTGCGGTATGCACCAAACCCGTCCCCGACTCCGTCGTTACGTAATCTCCTAATACCAACGGTCCCTGGCGTTCAAACAGGGGATGCTGGTAAGTCGAATGCTCTAAGGCTTTACCCGGTAGAGTTGTGATTACCTTAAACGAAGACTCCAAGGTCTCGGTCAACTGCTCGATCAAGTCTTCCGCCACGATCAAATAATCATCCCCAGACTTCACCACGGCATAGGTGAGATCAGGATTCAGGCTAACCGCTAAATTACCTGGAATCGTCCAAGGCGTCGTGGTCCAGATGGCCACTTTTAGCGTCGGCAAATACTTAGCTAACAGTGGCTGTGCCGTTTCCGACAAAGACTTCACATCAAAGGTGACATAGATACTGCGGGAGGTATGGCCTTCAGGATATTCCAGTTCTGCTTCTGCTAGAGCCGTTTGGGAACTAGGACTCCAGTAAACAGGCTTAAAGCCTCGATAGATATATCCTTTAAGGGCCATCTTGCCAAAAACACCAATCTGGGCCGCTTCATACTCTGGTTTCAGAGTTAGGTAAGGGTTTTCCCAATTTCCCCAGATGCCATAACGCTGAAAGCTCTTGCTTTGTTTCTCAACGGTCTTCAGGGCAAAGTCACGGGCCTTCCACCTTAGTTTTAACGGCGTTAGCTTGGCTCGATTCTCAGGCTGGATATTTTGCAATACCTTCAGCTCGATCGGTAACCCGTGGCAGTCCCAACCCGGTACATAACGAACTTTGCGCCCCTGCAAAAGCTGAAACTTGTTGATGGTGTCTTTGAGAATTTTGTTGAGGGCGTGACCAATATGCAAATCCCCGTTGGCATAGGGAGGTCCATCATGGAGCACAAACACCTCGCCCGGATTATTCTGGGACAGGTCTTCGTAAATATTTTGGTCTGCCCAAAACTTTTGTAGCTCAGGTTCGCGCTTTACCGCATTGGCGCGCATATCGAACTTGGTCTTGGGAAGATTTACGGTCTTTTTATAGCGTCCGGGTTCTGTCACAATTTCTAGCCAACACAGCAGAGAACATCAACAAGTCATTCAGACATTATCAACGAGTAACCTGTATATGGGCAACGATGACCTGTATATGAGTCACGAGATCTAAACTGTGCTTCCAGCTTTCCGCCAGAAACCTGAAACCCTCAAGACACACATGTTAGATTGGTACCGAAAATGGTACCAATCAGGGAAGCTCATGGATTTGTTGACCGTTCGAGAAGCCAGAGATAATTTATATCACCTGATTGATGAGATCGCTGAACATCACAAACCCATCGTGATCTCTGGTAAACGCAACGATGCGATCTTGATTTCTAAAGAAGATTGGGATGCTATCCAGGAAACAATTTATTTAAGCAGTATTCCGGGGATGACTGACTCCATTCGGACGGCAGCCGCAGAACCTGTGGAAGAATGTATTGCCGTTGAAAATCTGGATTGGTAATGTGGACTGTTGTTCTTTCCAAGCAAGCTGCTAAAGATGCGAAAAAAGTCTCAGCATCTGATCTCAAGCCAAAAGTTCAAAAACTGATAGCAGTATTACAGAGTGATCCTTATACTCTGCCCTACGAAAAGTTAGTGGGTGATATGCAGGGGTATTATTCCCGAAGGATCAACATCCAGCACCGACTCGTTTACCAAATCTTTGATGAGCAAAAAGTGATCAAGATTTTGCGCATGTGGAGCCGCTATGAATGATTCTGTAGTGCATGACTACTCCAGTAGCCAATTGAAAATTTCTTCAGTGGTCAGTTGTAAAGTGTTTGCAAATAGCGGGACAGGAAGTTGCTGCGTTGGTAGGTCAAACACTAAAGTCTGTTGCTGTGGCCGATAAACCAAGATTGCTTTTTCACTTGGATCAATTAGCCAACTCATCTTAGCCCTCTGATCGAGGCAATGTAGGATATTTTTAGTCACCTTAGTATGACTCTGATCGGGAGACAGAATTTCAATGGCCTAATTAGGTGCCAGCTGAAAAACATTAGCAATCTCTCCATGATGATCACGCACAATTCTGCCCCAACTGAAGACGGAAATATCTGGAACAGTGGATCGATCACCAAAAGTACAGCGTAATTCTGAAAAGGCCCTGGCAATTTTTTGAAGTCTTAACCGAGCATTGATCGCAGTCGATAATTCTGTCTGGATCGAGCTGTGCTTTCCTTGTGGTAGCGGTTTTTGAATAATTTGCCCGTCTATATACTCGCTAGCAGGTTTTGTCTCCGGTAATGCTAGAAACTTTTCTAACGTCAATCGTTGAATAGGAGTTTGTAGCATCTGATCGTTAGCTCAACAAGAAATACATCAGTTGACTGCAAAATAAATTCACTGTGCGGAACGAATCGTTCCAACTCAGCAACCCCAGCACTCACCATTCCTCTTCAAGTGCCTCTTCGAATATTGTTCCCAGCGTTATTTCATAGGGCAGTTCTTTATCATCTCTATGATAAGCAACATAAGCTATTCCTTCTTCTTTGTCCCAGCAACTCATTTCGATAATGCTGTTCCAATACCAATCTGGAGAGCCAGTGTCGGCGTTCCCCCGAAAGTCAGCGGGGCCCCAAACCTCTTGAATTTTGGCAACCACCACCTCATATTCATGTTGAAAATCAGCTTCAATATTTTCTAAATTTGAAAAATCATCATCAAAGAACAGTTTTGAAACTTTCCAGTCAAATGTATATCCGTATGGCTGATAGTTCCCTGGAAGCATCTTCCACAAAAAGTCTTCAAGAATTTCGACGGGATGTTTCTCTTTCATGACTTGAGGTTCTTTCCATAACCTTTCTAGCCAATACAGCAGAGAACATCAACAAGCCTGCAGGTGTTATCAACTAGATCTCAACTATAGTCTTGTAGATCTGACCTTTCTCTCAAGACTTGGATTTTGGCAATGCTCGATTACCTGGGGTTTAAGATCTCATGGGTAGAGAGAGTCTGGGTTAAGTTGAGCTTGAGTTTACCTTGTCTCAAAGTCGCCACAAACTCAGGAGACAAATAAGACTGATATTCCATCTCTTCTGCAATATGCTGTTTCATAAAGGCTAGGCTCAATACGGATAGGTATGATTTAGCCGCATCAGGAGATGGTCCTGACAGTTTTTGGGACTCAGGCTGTGCTTCAGACTCACTGGATGGATCGACTGCGATCGTGGAAAAATGAGTGCCCCCCTGCATCAAGACAAAATATTTGTCTGTTGTGGTGAGCCACGTGAACGGAGTCGCTTGTTCAAGGAGCGATGGAGACACTTTGTCCGCACTGCCTGATACCAGCATTACCGGGGTTTGAATTTGGCTGAGAGTCTCGCCCAGCACACTACTATCGACTGGGTTGATGGCGATGACCCCTTTAACTCGGGGATCTGCCAGCTTATAGCGTTGTTGAGGCAACTTTAACGCTTGGCACTGAAGAATTAAGGAGATATTGATGGTGTCTTTAAGCCGCGATCCACAATCTTGCTGAAGTTGCCCAAAGTTGATCGTTGCGCCCGCTACGGCTAGGGCGGTATATCCCCCAAAAGACTGGCCAATGACCCCTACTTGCTCCAGATTTAGCTGCCCCTGAAACATTGGATCGGCGGTTGCTAATCGTTCCAATTCATCCAAGATAAACCGCACATCCAGTGGACGATCCAGAAACTCGATGGGCTGGGTTACGTCTTTCACTCGTCCTAACATCAGCGCCTGGAGCTGGTTAGTATTGCTGCCAATATGTTCAGGCATGACCA
The Acaryochloris marina S15 genome window above contains:
- a CDS encoding type II toxin-antitoxin system Phd/YefM family antitoxin is translated as MDLLTVREARDNLYHLIDEIAEHHKPIVISGKRNDAILISKEDWDAIQETIYLSSIPGMTDSIRTAAAEPVEECIAVENLDW
- the ileS gene encoding isoleucine--tRNA ligase, translated to MTEPGRYKKTVNLPKTKFDMRANAVKREPELQKFWADQNIYEDLSQNNPGEVFVLHDGPPYANGDLHIGHALNKILKDTINKFQLLQGRKVRYVPGWDCHGLPIELKVLQNIQPENRAKLTPLKLRWKARDFALKTVEKQSKSFQRYGIWGNWENPYLTLKPEYEAAQIGVFGKMALKGYIYRGFKPVYWSPSSQTALAEAELEYPEGHTSRSIYVTFDVKSLSETAQPLLAKYLPTLKVAIWTTTPWTIPGNLAVSLNPDLTYAVVKSGDDYLIVAEDLIEQLTETLESSFKVITTLPGKALEHSTYQHPLFERQGPLVLGDYVTTESGTGLVHTAPGHGQEDYQVGQQYGLDLLSPVDGDGTFTKDAGPFAGLNVLNGGNEAVIEALQSAGALLKEESYAHKYPYDWRTKQPVILRATEQWFASVDGFREAVLDAIATVNWIPAQGQNRITSMVSERSDWCISRQRNWGVPIPVFYNDATGEPLLNEATVNHIQAIVAEKGSDAWWELDNDELLPEPYRSDGNTYRKGTDTMDVWFDSGSSWAAVCDQREPLKYPAEMYLEGSDQHRGWFQSSILTSVATNGHAPYKTVLTHGFVLDEQGRKMSKSIGNVVDPAIVISGGKNQKQDPPYGADVLRLWVSSVDYASDVPLGKNILKQMADVYRKIRNTSRFLLGNLHDFNPAKDAVAYKDLPQLDRYMLHRITEVFTEVTDAFESFQFFRFFQTVQNFCVVDLSNFYLDTAKDRLYISEPDALRRRSCQTVLAIALENLARAIAPVLSHMAEDIWQSLPYETPHSSVFAAGWMQLEEQWKNPDLASQWVALRDIRQEVNKVMEQARVEKEIGSSLESKVLLYVSDTAVRQQLTAMNPTAGEGSNNVDELRYLFLASQVELLDTPKSLGELKYQFQSETLGVGVVKADGEKCDRCWNYSTYVGQSEKHASLCERCDSIIENLVTQGQVSQTEDGSYQPIAQ
- a CDS encoding alpha/beta hydrolase, translating into MFKRVAKLGLLVSSAFWLSISCQTKPARSAERIFASFLSFEQSVSVKSLETFAETGRITGDFIPYARYISPEQRPFLQNALQQKLAISPVALSQFLYSDIGELMVQRVARVIRPKSNHGGFYALRGALIVAAADPEGLTVLNFLKHYPIQGLKIDLSEGLAVFSQIRGLIRQTNTLIQVLENQSPASPIASSTGSALTQQGQYSWQKTTLTLSDQSATRQGLTGQSRQFPVDIYLPQTAAPKPIVVISHGLNSNRNSYAYLAEHLASHGFVVVMPEHIGSNTNQLQALMLGRVKDVTQPIEFLDRPLDVRFILDELERLATADPMFQGQLNLEQVGVIGQSFGGYTALAVAGATINFGQLQQDCGSRLKDTINISLILQCQALKLPQQRYKLADPRVKGVIAINPVDSSVLGETLSQIQTPVMLVSGSADKVSPSLLEQATPFTWLTTTDKYFVLMQGGTHFSTIAVDPSSESEAQPESQKLSGPSPDAAKSYLSVLSLAFMKQHIAEEMEYQSYLSPEFVATLRQGKLKLNLTQTLSTHEILNPR
- a CDS encoding lipoxygenase family protein: MTQEYEYRYDALKDVSSELKYPMAKEVFPADQSLTKWPWTRDIVSVVLRIIANQAMQDIAVRKGSACRLITFLRLSRILENPLNQSWLERLFNAVSDLVRGLSNIFGNQSQSQNIRHDVKDKQNPDKVSARISSIAKDIQEKAELRDAGEKPSLANYRDLFQIIYLPDISNHFLEDRAFAAQRVAGANPLVINRISELPDHFKVTEQQFQTVMGEGESLQTALNDGRVYLADYQILEEIVPGTVNTKIKGRQETLQKYSYAPLALFAIGSGHCPGRLLTPIAIQCHQDADSPIFTPPSLEAGEEERLAWRMAKTVVQIADGNYHELISHLGRTHLWIEPIALGTYRRLGTEHPLGKLLLPHFEGTLFINNAAASSLIAPDGTVDKLLFGTILSSVQLSVKGAKGYPFSFNDSMLPQTFASRGVDDLQKLPDYPYRDDALLLWHAIHDWVEAYLQIFYKDDAAVLNDETLQAWLKELRAEDGGQMTEIGEATPEEPEPKIRTLDYLINATTLIIFTCSAQHASVNFPQASLMTFVPNMPLAGFSEAPNAKTASEADYFSLLPPLSLAEQQLDLGYTLGSVYYTQLGYYKANDVDLDDINEHTYFNDPHVKQPLLGFQQRLEEIELIIQDRNATRPTYYDILLPSKIPQSTNI
- a CDS encoding Txe/YoeB family addiction module toxin, producing the protein MWTVVLSKQAAKDAKKVSASDLKPKVQKLIAVLQSDPYTLPYEKLVGDMQGYYSRRINIQHRLVYQIFDEQKVIKILRMWSRYE
- a CDS encoding DUF29 domain-containing protein gives rise to the protein MQTTTLYDQDFYAWTQHQIELLQAQQWEQVDIQNLIEEIASLGKRERQELRNRLGVLLGHLLKWHYQPEARSKSWFYTIKEQRQEIERHLQENPSLKPYLSEAIEIGYEKGLNLVGKETPLDPKQLPQVCPFSEVEIFEELMDWQA
- a CDS encoding zinc finger domain-containing protein; its protein translation is MVKVKGEKCDRCWNYSTYVDQSEVHPWLCDRCDSIIDNLITQGQVSQTEDGSYKPTL
- a CDS encoding NAD-dependent malic enzyme, which encodes MVQLTPNSSFSLTIRLKLPNQTGMLAQVLQAIGSAGGSLGHIDLLERTHTSLTREITVNASSTEHADTIVDALKALPHITLLDVSDRTFDCHRGGKITVQSKLPLHSQDDLSMAYTPGVGRICTAIAQEKDQVYRYTIKSNTVAVVTDGSAVLGLGNIGPEAALPVMEGKALLFQEFGKINAFPVCLATQDVDEIVETVKRMAPVFGGVNLEDISAPRCFEVEERLRRELDIPVFHDDQHGTAIVVLAALINALKLVDKTFEDISIVINGAGAAGVAIAKLLQKAGVKTIRLCDRNGIISQDRTDLNETKKSFAVEQPGTLADALKGADVFLGVSAPGVLTPEMVKTMASDRIVFAMANPIPEIQPELIQGDVAVIATGRSDYPNQINNVLAFPGIFRGALNCRAAAITTTMHLQAAYAIAALVGSDELHHDHIIPSVFDERVATAVASAVEQAARQEGISHC